In the Theobroma cacao cultivar B97-61/B2 chromosome 1, Criollo_cocoa_genome_V2, whole genome shotgun sequence genome, one interval contains:
- the LOC18612807 gene encoding uncharacterized protein LOC18612807 isoform X2 gives MSGLASASTPTSTFPSIKIQRKLYINPCNSVLIPGPRLCSSDLNLTSFSFGGARVPQRSSIICRSSTGPGAPGSGDNESRNVLDAFFLGKALAEALNERLESTIGEFLGAVGRLQAEQQKQVQDFQPCGTPYLLMHERDMARFYEFEIWVYTQNGFCWTIMCAGDGSCYNEQK, from the exons ATGAGCGGGCTTGCTTCAGCTTCAACCCCGACTTCTACTTTCCCCTCTATTAAGATTCAAAGGAAGCTTTATATCAATCCATGTAACTCAGTTTTGATTCCAGGCCCTCGGCTATGTTCCTCAGATCTCAATCTTACAAGTTTTAGCTTTGGTGGGGCCAGAGTGCCTCAAAGAAGCAGTATTATCTGCAGAAGTAGCACTGGACCTGGTGCTCCTGGTTCAG GTGATAATGAAAGCAGGAATGTGTTGGATGCATTTTTCTTGGGAAAGGCTCTAGCTGAAGCACTTAATGAGCGACTTGAATCCACAATTGGGGAGTTTTTGGGTGCAGTTGGTAGATTGCAGGCCGAGCAACAAAAACAAGTACAGGACTTTCAG CCTTGTGGAACACCTTACTTGCTAATGCATGAACGGGACATGGCAAGGTtttatgaatttgaaatttgggtcTATACACAGAACGGATTCTGCTGGACCATTATGTGTGCTGGTGATGGATCATGTTACAATGAACAAAAGTGA
- the LOC18612807 gene encoding uncharacterized protein At4g13200, chloroplastic isoform X1 gives MSGLASASTPTSTFPSIKIQRKLYINPCNSVLIPGPRLCSSDLNLTSFSFGGARVPQRSSIICRSSTGPGAPGSGDNESRNVLDAFFLGKALAEALNERLESTIGEFLGAVGRLQAEQQKQVQDFQEEVLERAKRAKEKAAREAMEAQGLIPKSTAVNATSVTNGAASKASPPTAKDRISGKSSSYNPATPGASTDPDTTRAE, from the exons ATGAGCGGGCTTGCTTCAGCTTCAACCCCGACTTCTACTTTCCCCTCTATTAAGATTCAAAGGAAGCTTTATATCAATCCATGTAACTCAGTTTTGATTCCAGGCCCTCGGCTATGTTCCTCAGATCTCAATCTTACAAGTTTTAGCTTTGGTGGGGCCAGAGTGCCTCAAAGAAGCAGTATTATCTGCAGAAGTAGCACTGGACCTGGTGCTCCTGGTTCAG GTGATAATGAAAGCAGGAATGTGTTGGATGCATTTTTCTTGGGAAAGGCTCTAGCTGAAGCACTTAATGAGCGACTTGAATCCACAATTGGGGAGTTTTTGGGTGCAGTTGGTAGATTGCAGGCCGAGCAACAAAAACAAGTACAGGACTTTCAG GAAGAGGTGTTGGAAAGGGCCAAAAGAGCCAAAGAGAAAGCAGCACGCGAGGCAATGGAGGCACAGGGGCTTATTCCAAAGTCTACTGCTGTAAACGCAACATCAGTTACCAATGGTGCTGCATCTAAAGCTTCACCCCCAACGGCCAAGGATAGAATTTCTGGAAAGTCGTCCTCCTATAATCCGGCCACCCCGGGTGCTAGTACGGATCCTGATACTACTAGAGCAGAATGA